A region of Necator americanus strain Aroian chromosome I, whole genome shotgun sequence DNA encodes the following proteins:
- a CDS encoding hypothetical protein (NECATOR_CHRI.G4095.T1), whose protein sequence is MLGSSAQAVEIPSAIRTHKIPGPRQTQAKYGGRHTVVALPGDGIGPEMMQHIQAIFKHSHAPINFETVQVNSELVEGDMDIAIMAIQRNGVAIKDIDIVLIRENTEGEYSGLEHETLPGIVESIKIVTQPCIQRIARMALEYASINKRKKVTAVHKANIQKLGDGLFLQVVKDMAKAEYPQIEFEAMIVDNACMQLVSKPQQFDVMVMPNLYGNIISNIACGLVGGPGLVSGMNIGEKYAVFETGTRNTGTSLAGKDLANPTAFIRASVDMLRYLGCHYHANLISDALWKALVDQRAHTRDIGGTRKTSEVVHMTLENISKMRRH, encoded by the exons ATGCTAGGCTCGTCGGCACAAGCCGTTGAGATACCATCGGCCATAAGAACACATAAAATCCCCGGACCTAGG CAAACACAAGCGAAGTACGGTGGTCGTCATACCGTAGTCGCACTACCTGGAGACGGTATTGGACCGGAAATGATGCAGCATATCCAGGCCATATTCAAACATAGTCAT GCTCCGATAAACTTCGAAACCGTCCAGGTTAATTCTGAATTAGTGGAAGGAGATATGGATATTGCAATAATGGCTATACAAAGAAATGGTGTTGCTATTAAG GATATTGacatcgttttgatccgagaGAACACCGAAGGCGAGTACTCGGGCCTGGAACATGAGACTCTTCCAGGAATTGTGGAGAGTATCAAG ATAGTCACTCAACCATGCATCCAGAGAATCGCACGCATGGCGCTTGAATACGCTTCAATTAACAAGCGAAAGAAGGTCACCGCTGTACATAAGGCTAATATCCAGAAACTTGGCGATGGGCTCTTCCTACAG gTGGTAAAAGATATGGCAAAGGCTGAGTATCCTCAGATTGAATTCGAAGCAATGATAGTCGACAACGCCTGCATGCAACTG GTATCCAAACCTCAACAATTTGACGTGATGGTGATGCCTAACCTCTACGGAAATATCATCTCAAACATTGCGTGTGGTTTGGTTGGAGGTCCTGGCTTGGTTTCCGGAATGAACATCGGCGAGAAATATGCAGTTTTTGAGACG GGAACTCGAAACACTGGGACATCTTTGGCTGGGAAAGATCTCGCTAATCCAACGGCATTCATTAGAGCTAGCGTTGATATGCTCAG GTATCTTGGTTGTCACTACCACGCAAACTTGATCTCGGATGCCTTATGGAAAGCGTTAGTGGATCAGAGAGCACATACTAGAGACATTGGAGGCACTCGTAAG ACGTCTGAAGTGGTGCACATGACGTTGGAAAATATCAGCAAAATGAGGCGACATTGA
- a CDS encoding hypothetical protein (NECATOR_CHRI.G4095.T2) yields MLGSSAQAVEIPSAIRTHKIPGPRQTQAKYGGRHTVVALPGDGIGPEMMQHIQAIFKHSHAPINFETVQVNSELVEGDMDIAIMAIQRNGVAIKGNIETKHDHPDFKSRNVELRSRLDLYANILHCVTIPTIPTRHKDIDIVLIRENTEGEYSGLEHETLPGIVESIKIVTQPCIQRIARMALEYASINKRKKVTAVHKANIQKLGDGLFLQVVKDMAKAEYPQIEFEAMIVDNACMQLVSKPQQFDVMVMPNLYGNIISNIACGLVGGPGLVSGMNIGEKYAVFETGTRNTGTSLAGKDLANPTAFIRASVDMLRYLGCHYHANLISDALWKALVDQRAHTRDIGGTRKTSEVVHMTLENISKMRRH; encoded by the exons ATGCTAGGCTCGTCGGCACAAGCCGTTGAGATACCATCGGCCATAAGAACACATAAAATCCCCGGACCTAGG CAAACACAAGCGAAGTACGGTGGTCGTCATACCGTAGTCGCACTACCTGGAGACGGTATTGGACCGGAAATGATGCAGCATATCCAGGCCATATTCAAACATAGTCAT GCTCCGATAAACTTCGAAACCGTCCAGGTTAATTCTGAATTAGTGGAAGGAGATATGGATATTGCAATAATGGCTATACAAAGAAATGGTGTTGCTATTAAG GGTAATATTGAGACAAAGCATGATCATCCCGACTTCAAGTCAAGAAATGTGGAACTTCGCTCCAGACTCGATCTGTATGCGAACATTCTGCACTGCGTCACTATTCCAACCATACCAACAAGGCACAAG GATATTGacatcgttttgatccgagaGAACACCGAAGGCGAGTACTCGGGCCTGGAACATGAGACTCTTCCAGGAATTGTGGAGAGTATCAAG ATAGTCACTCAACCATGCATCCAGAGAATCGCACGCATGGCGCTTGAATACGCTTCAATTAACAAGCGAAAGAAGGTCACCGCTGTACATAAGGCTAATATCCAGAAACTTGGCGATGGGCTCTTCCTACAG gTGGTAAAAGATATGGCAAAGGCTGAGTATCCTCAGATTGAATTCGAAGCAATGATAGTCGACAACGCCTGCATGCAACTG GTATCCAAACCTCAACAATTTGACGTGATGGTGATGCCTAACCTCTACGGAAATATCATCTCAAACATTGCGTGTGGTTTGGTTGGAGGTCCTGGCTTGGTTTCCGGAATGAACATCGGCGAGAAATATGCAGTTTTTGAGACG GGAACTCGAAACACTGGGACATCTTTGGCTGGGAAAGATCTCGCTAATCCAACGGCATTCATTAGAGCTAGCGTTGATATGCTCAG GTATCTTGGTTGTCACTACCACGCAAACTTGATCTCGGATGCCTTATGGAAAGCGTTAGTGGATCAGAGAGCACATACTAGAGACATTGGAGGCACTCGTAAG ACGTCTGAAGTGGTGCACATGACGTTGGAAAATATCAGCAAAATGAGGCGACATTGA
- a CDS encoding hypothetical protein (NECATOR_CHRI.G4094.T2): MEEGTSGQQMELGSQTSGVLKVRYLARHLLHASANEKDGALKDALAQKMHMLPRREHCHTLREASSVLQRVFGCKVIHRNNQSHLVRMERVETNYPEDTMGQAKRGLLSAILMFIFVSKSKKSNVNCITEAVLENFLSCLGLCYDSPDPVFGDIKKLISPSHTAEFIHGGYISFAKSSDRFETQVFTYDWGPRAFLICEPKEILKSFCKILKDPDVDMWTDQQETVKLMEEEKKQSVVKSEQYMQGEKS, from the exons ATGGAGGAGGGTACTTCCGGTCAACAAATGGAG CTTGGTTCTCAAACAAGCGGAGTATTGAAGGTTCGATATCTTGCTCGTCATCTCCTCCACGCATCGGCAAAT gagaaagACGGTGCCCTCAAGGATGCTTTAGCTCAGAAGATGCATATGCTTCCCAGAAGAGAACACTGCCATACTTTGCGTGAGGCAAGCTCTGTGTTACAACGGGTTTTCGGATGCAAG GTAATTCATCGGAACAACCAGTCCCATCTAGTTCGAATGGAACGTGTTGAAACAAACTATCCTGAGGATACCATG GGTCAAGCGAAAAGAGGATTGCTTTCCGCTATTCTCATGTTCATTTTTGTGTCAAAAAGCAAGAAGTCCAATGTGAATTGTATCACGGAAGCTGTGCTGGAGAATTTTTTG AGTTGTCTCGGTCTTTGCTATGATTCACCTGATCCCGTTTTTGGTGATATTAAGAAGCTCATTTCTCCTTCGCATACTGCTGAGTTTATTCACGGAG GATACATTTCGTTTGCGAAGTCATCAGATCGTTTTGAAACTCAGGTGTTCACGTACGACTGGGGTCCACGGGCGTTTCTTATCTGCGAGCCGAAG gaaattttgaaatcattttgcAAAATCCTAAAGGACCCTGATGTCGACATGTGGACTGATCAGCAAGAAACAGTCAAACTCatggaggaggagaagaaacaGAGCGTTGTGAAATCTGAGCAGTATATGCAAGGGGAGAAATCGTAA
- a CDS encoding hypothetical protein (NECATOR_CHRI.G4094.T1) produces MSSSDEDETGRRSRRSQRARKSQRPRLSQKSGVSQRTTNSQQATVIQVNEDVDMEEGTSGQQMELGSQTSGVLKVRYLARHLLHASANEKDGALKDALAQKMHMLPRREHCHTLREASSVLQRVFGCKVIHRNNQSHLVRMERVETNYPEDTMGQAKRGLLSAILMFIFVSKSKKSNVNCITEAVLENFLSCLGLCYDSPDPVFGDIKKLISPSHTAEFIHGGYISFAKSSDRFETQVFTYDWGPRAFLICEPKEILKSFCKILKDPDVDMWTDQQETVKLMEEEKKQSVVKSEQYMQGEKS; encoded by the exons ATGTCTTCTTCGGACGAAGATGAAACAGGAAGACGTTCAAGGAGGTCGCAACGAGCTCGAAAATCCCAGCGTCCAAGACTGTCGCAAAAGTCCGGAGTATCGCAAAGAACTACAAATTCACAGCAAGCCACTGTAATTCAAGTGAACGAAGATGTGGATATGGAGGAGGGTACTTCCGGTCAACAAATGGAG CTTGGTTCTCAAACAAGCGGAGTATTGAAGGTTCGATATCTTGCTCGTCATCTCCTCCACGCATCGGCAAAT gagaaagACGGTGCCCTCAAGGATGCTTTAGCTCAGAAGATGCATATGCTTCCCAGAAGAGAACACTGCCATACTTTGCGTGAGGCAAGCTCTGTGTTACAACGGGTTTTCGGATGCAAG GTAATTCATCGGAACAACCAGTCCCATCTAGTTCGAATGGAACGTGTTGAAACAAACTATCCTGAGGATACCATG GGTCAAGCGAAAAGAGGATTGCTTTCCGCTATTCTCATGTTCATTTTTGTGTCAAAAAGCAAGAAGTCCAATGTGAATTGTATCACGGAAGCTGTGCTGGAGAATTTTTTG AGTTGTCTCGGTCTTTGCTATGATTCACCTGATCCCGTTTTTGGTGATATTAAGAAGCTCATTTCTCCTTCGCATACTGCTGAGTTTATTCACGGAG GATACATTTCGTTTGCGAAGTCATCAGATCGTTTTGAAACTCAGGTGTTCACGTACGACTGGGGTCCACGGGCGTTTCTTATCTGCGAGCCGAAG gaaattttgaaatcattttgcAAAATCCTAAAGGACCCTGATGTCGACATGTGGACTGATCAGCAAGAAACAGTCAAACTCatggaggaggagaagaaacaGAGCGTTGTGAAATCTGAGCAGTATATGCAAGGGGAGAAATCGTAA